The genomic DNA TTGCGGCTGTTCCTGTTCAGGATTTAATGGTGGAGTTTCCCAATTTTCATCTCCCATTGGATAGGTATGAGTATCAGTAACTGGAGGTGGATTTGATGATTGAGGGGCAGCAAAAAACATTTCAATCAAACTTTCCAACTGTCGGTCTAAATTGGATTCTTGAACAGGAGGAATATCTGCAACCTCACCCTGAAATTCCTTAACCTCAACCTCCGGTGTTGGTGCTGGAATATGATTTAAATCAGTTAAATCAGTTAAATCAGTTAAATCAGTTAAATCAGTTAAATTTTTAGGTGTATAAATCTGATCAGCAGCATCTGCTGAGTCAACCAATGGGCTAGGGGGCTGCATCCAAGAATTTTCCAGGTGTTGACCTACGGTGTTACAACTATCAAAAGTTGTATCTGTTTCCGCAGACCAAGGTTTAATGGGTTGGGCATGAGGAAATAAAGACCGCGCCTTTCGAGAAAATCTCGTATTTCTACTGGTGACATCATAGGGATGGTAGGCTGTGTCATCTAGGATGTCATAGTTGGGAACAGTAGTCTCCAGACATTTTTCCAGTGCAGCTTTAAACTGTAAAGTCTGACGTTGTTGACGAATTAACCGAGTCCGTAATTCCCGACAGGTATTTTCTGAATGTAATAAATCTTGAGATTGTTCACCATATTTAGTTTGTAACAGAGTGCATTCCCTTTCTAACTGGGCTACACGTTCTTGGCTAATCTGCAACTGTGACTTGTGGGTGTTAATAAAAATTTCCTGACTCTGCACAGTTTGCACAGATGTTTCTAGCTGTTGGAACAGAGATTGTATTTGTGCTTGGGAAGTAGCTAACTCCTGAGCTTGCTGATTTAGTATAGATTCAGTTACACTGGAGCGTTTTTTTTGCCAATGTAAAATTTTTTCTGCCTCAGCTAGTTCTTGTTTTAACTGCTCCACTTGAGCATACAAATTAGTATTAGCTGTTTGTAACTCCTCGTTTAATATCAGCAACTTCTGAAATTCTGAATCTACCTGAATTTGTTTTTCAATATCAGGTTCTGCAATCCAGTCTTGTTGAGCTTTATTTTGCACATCGTTGGTTGCAGAAGATTCACACTGCGGCGGTTCTTCATAGACATCTGTTGCTGGGTTCAGGAGTGGTAAATTACTCACAGCCATATTTTCATCATTTAAAACAGAGTAAAAGGGACAATTCGCCTGTTCTGGACTCGGCGAATTTGCAGAATTTATCGTTTCTCTTGCTGTGCCGTTGTTTGAGGTGTCAGCTATATTCATCACTCTTGACCCACCTGCTTAAAAATATTCAACAAAGCTCATGCCAGGATTGCTGATCCAGTATGTTTAACTACGAGGTAATTTATATTCCCTCTAGAAGCCAAGTTTAACTCTCTTTCAGCATGACTGGCTAGTGTAGAAAAGCTGCTTATACCAGAGATAAAAGCCAGAAAGCTCTAACCTTGAAAGAATCTGAGTCTTTATTACCTCTGATTTTTTGTTGCTTGCGTCTTTGTCTTTTATTATGATGTAGTCTTTTTTCTGATCTGGGGTAGAGGGTGTGAACCTACTTGACGTTTATCAAAGATTAACCCAAGTCATCAAAATAGTATTATGATCCTGTTCCCATATTTTGAGCCACTGCCATGAGATAGAGATAATTGGCTATAAAGGTATTAAATTTTACAAGATAGCCAGAGGGCAGGAGACGGAAGTGCTTTGATTTTGAATTTTGACTTGATTTAGGGTAGCCAGTGAGGATGAAACCCAATCAGGGGTAATTGTTCTGGCTTGATTTCCAGTTCTGCTTGATCTCCACTGGGTAACAAAGGCATTAACCACAGACTGCTGGTGGCAATTGGCGCTCCATCATCAGTTTTTAAGAAGTTAGCTGGTAATTTTGTATTATCTTCTATTTCCACTATCTGATCAAACAAGATACCTAAACCGTCCGGTGCTAAACTCATTTGTACATTTCTTTGGGCAGGAGGCAACATTAACAATGGTTTTTGTTCCAGGGTTTTGAGATTAATTGCGACTAAATAAGGCTGTTCTATGTATTGTTCTTGTGATACCAGTTGTGTTAACAAGCAATAGATAGTTGGTGAAGCAGGATCAAAATGACAACCAAGGATTGAACCTGTAGTTTTTAAGAGTTGTTTTTGCGTTCCTTGATTGGTCACCAAAAATAAATCTCTGGTGTAGTCAGTGTTAAATTTGACCATTGCCGCTTGAGAACCATTTTTAGCAAAGGCTTGAACTAAGCCAAATTGCGGCAGAAAATCCAGAGGTTTGCTGGTATCTCCTTCTAAGGATATAATTGCTGTTCCTTGTCCTTGGGCAACTGCTACCGCTTTACTATCAGGTGTGATCAGAAAGTCTCCTCCTGGTTGGCTTTGTAAGCGGTTGGCCGTGGGTTTTTCTCTGTTGCTATTCTCAGCCATTGATATATACCAGAGTCCAAAATCCCCAGGATTATCTCTTTTTCCCCTTTGAATAACTATTGTTTGTCCATCGGGGGATAGGTCAAATTTCAGGTTTTGATAGTCTTTATTATCTAAAATTAGGTCAATTTTTCCTGGTGATTCTGGTTCTTTATCTGTGTTGTAAGTAATACCTGTGGTGACTGTGTATATTTGGGCTGAAAGCAGGTCAGGATTTTGGGAAGAACGAGCAGAAAATATGATTTTCTCTCCATTGGGAAATGGTTCAAAATCCATCACAATCAAATCTTTGGGTGTCAGTACCTTTTTTTCTTCTTTGGTGAGGTTGTAGAGTACCAACTTGCCTTGATATTCTTCATCTGCTCCTATGTAAGTAAGAGCGCGGTTTCTGCTACTGAAGTTACCTATAAACGGCTGTATTTCTCTCTTTTTTGATTCTGTTTCCGAAAATTTGTCTCTTGCTCCCTGCAAGGTTACTGTATATTCTGTACCATAGGGTGCTGGAGCTACTAGGGTATAAACCATTCTGCGTCCTGCCCAACTAATTTTACCTGGTAGCACTGGGCAATCTTGGAAGTTTTCTGTTTCTTGTTTGTTCTCTACAGGACATACTTTTAAATTTTCTTCTACGCTTTTAGTGTCCATAGGACGGCTAAAGGTCAGACTAAAAGCTGTATCCTCAGCGCCGATGCGTTTATTTTCCCAGGTAAAATTGCGAACTATAGGTCTGACTGCATCACCTTGCCAGATCATCAAACTAATCAGTATGCTCAGGAAGAGCATCATGGCGATCGCCACACGATCTAATGCTTGAAAAGATTTATATGATTTGATCATTAGTTATTAGTTATTAGTTATTAGTCATTGGGTTATTCATCCTTCACATCTCCCTACTTCCTAATAACTGTAGGGATTTTTGGGTTGGGGAATTTCTTGCAGGGATGTAGCCTTAATAGTGAGTTGACGTTTATTGGCTACATTTTCTGTAATCATCTGTCCTTCCACTTCCAACCAGCTATCTGGTGGGTACTTATCTCGACTATCTGGTAGTTGAACAGGTAAACCTACAGGATAGGCATCCGCAGCGCAACAAGTAATTACAAATCTTGCCAATACTAAATGTTCTTGATCTAATTCTGGGGGATGGATCACAAATCCTTGGACTTTAACTTTTTTACCTGCATGATCATCAGGTTCTGGATAAACATTCAATGTGCGTATCCAATCTATAAGCGATCGCTCCTCTGGGCGAACAGTAGCACGAAATGATTGAGGTTGGGAGCGAGTTGCCCCTAGTAAATCGGTGACACCTCTTTCCAAAGCTGTCTGAGAGGCAAAAACGCGAGGGGTGATCATAAGTCCTAAAATAGCGGTTGTTAGCAATAAAGCACTACTCCAACCAGGGGGAAATATATTGATATGCTGTTGATTATCGGGTGGTTGATCACGACGGCGATGTTTCCACACCTGCACACCTTTTAAAAAACCAATGATCAGCAAACCAGTACCACCGGAAATTACTAACCAAAAGTAATCCGGGTGAATCAATAAATTGAGTTTACCTGTTAGCCAGTATTTGAGCATCACAACTCCCCAAGCTGTAATTGCTGCCACATCTAGCCAAGAAAGTAATTTATGTTTAATTTTTGATTGTGTATTTTTAATGGAAGCCATGATTGATTAAGTGATTAGATATTTTGTAAGTTGTCAGTTATTAGTAACTGTAAATTATTCACGGCTGACAACCTACAGGTGTTACATAACGTGCAAGTTTAAGAAAAGGGTAGATAAGAATGCCAACTGTCCAGCTAAAGCAAATAGATAAAACAAGGCCTTGGGTTTAAAGATTGATAACATCAAACCTACACCCTTAATATCAATCATCGGACCAAATACAAGAAATGCTAGTAAAGAACCACTGGTAAAAGTTGAAGCGAAAGAGAGAGCAAAGAAAGAATCAACAGTGGAACAGATTGATACTACTGCGGCTAGTACCAACATAGCCAGAATTGATGTCACAGGACTAGCTCCCAAACTGAGAATTAATTCACGGGGTGCTAACACTTGAATTGAGGCGGCGATTGCGCTACCTATAATCATTACTCCTCCTAATTCCCGTAATTCTTGAACTACATTATCTAAGACTAGGAGAAGTTTATCTTTGATAGTTTTATTTGCATTAACCGGTGTGACATTACTCTGGTTATATGTTGCACCTATTCTTGTAGATATACCTGCCTTACCGCCAAGAATGTAATTTCCTGATTGCAAAATATTCACAGTTGGCTCTTGTTCTACCAGTGGGCGTTTTTTCGTTCGTTTTGTTTCTGGTGTAGGCGGGGGATTAAATTTAAGATAACGAACAATTGTAGGTTGCAAGTAAGGACTTAAATCTTTTTGAAAACTGAATACAAAACCAATAGTAGTAGCAATTATCAGGGATAGTAAGACTCTCAAAACTACTATTTCCGGTTGATCTCGGAATGCTGTCCAAGTTGCCCAAATGACAATGGGGTTAATTGTTGGTGCTGCTAGTAAAAATCCAATTGCTACTGGTGTGGGTACTCCCTGCATCAATAATCTTCGTGCCACAGGTACATTACCACACTCACATACAGGAAACAAAAACCCAATCATACTACCCACTAATGCTCCCAGTAGTGGATTTCTGGGCATCATTTCTACCAATTTGCGTTCATCAACGAAAAACAAGAGCAAACTGGAAAATAATACACCTAGCAGTAAAAAAGGCATCGCCTCGACTAGCAGACTCAGAAATATAGTGAAACCATTGTTCAGTTGATTTATCATCATGTCGCAGTCAAAAGCGGTTTTGAATTTGAGGGTTATGGCTAGTCATTTTATCTAAACCAGAATCATAAACAGGGCTAGAAAAGTAAATACTATTATGCCTCAGATAAATTGATCCCACAGATACTGAGGATGGTTTAGCTCAATCACCTGTAGGATGATAAGTTACTTCACTTTCTCCTTTTTTTCAACCTATTCTTAAATTTCTGCCCATGTTTGGGGATCATTCTCAATACCGTAACTACTTATTAAAGCGATAGCAGGATAGTACCTGGTTATTTTAGGCATTATCAGGAATAAAACCAATAGTCAATTGACCATCCTTCATCACCACTTAATACTCTTTGTTTTAGCTAGGAGATGAACTTAACTATCTGCATCATTCCTGTTAATCATACCCCAAGTGTATAAATTTATTCATTTCCTATAAGTACATGAATGCTTGGATAATGTTTACACTGCACATTATTTAAGTATCTATACTTAAAACCACTGGTAGTTTAACTCTAGATACCTCAATATTTAGAAAATTAATTAATAGGTAAATTTTTCCAACCTGATTAATACTTAATTTTTATTTTGATTGTTACTAGAGTCAATCGTAGTTTACTATCAGTAACCGAAAAATTAAGTATATTTATATATCTATGGATTACGCAAAATATAATCAAAGGATTGGCAACTGCCGTACTGCACCAGATACAAGTATCAGTAATTCAGTGAATTAAAATGTATTGGTATGTATTTTATTTAAGTAATGATACGGTCTAAATATAAATTATTTATGAATTATTTATGAATTAATAAAATTATCAATATTTTCTCTGAATTATTGATAAAAGCCATAAAACCGCATATTTCCTGATTACAAATATCAACTCAATTCTAGATAATAAATATTAATTACACAGTAATAACTGAGTAAATAATTCACTTATACTAAATATTGGGGACATTGAATGAAAATTAAGAATGCTTTGATTTCTATCAGTTTACTGTTTGCTGGTGTTGCAGTTAATACAAATTCTGCTCAAGCCGCAGGTTTTGTGAGCAACATAACTTATACAGATCCTACTAACGATGTAACATTGAATTCCATTACCCAAAATGGGACAACATTCAATGATTTCTCTTTTGTAAACAGAACTATTATCCAGTACAATACACCAAGGACAGATGATTCCAACAGTGGTGCCGCTAGTACAGATAGAGGTGATAATGTCTATACACCAGAATTACCTGAAGAAACTCCTGCCGCTGAAGCCATCACAGCATTTTTAGGAACTGATAACTTAAATAATATTATTGATACTGAAGATGTTGGCTCTTTCATACTTGACGTATTCTTTGATAGGGAGATCGTACAAGATAACTCAGGATTAGATAGTCTGTTTTTCTGGGAACGGGGGATGAATAGTGATCTGGGTATTCAAGCCTTGGATGCTAGTGGAAATGTAATTGGTGATTTCAAAAGAATTACAGAAACACGCATTGGTAGTAACTATGCTGGTTTCCAAATTAATACTTCAGAAATTGATGAACCTCAAAGTGTTGGTGCTTGGGGTGTAAATCTTAACGAATTGGGAGTTGGTAGATTAAGTGGTTTACGACTCACGGCTGATGAGACTTTTAATGGTCCCGATTTTAAGTTGATTGCTAGAAGCGGAAACACAGCCACAGTACCTGAACCAACTACTATTTTAGGTTTAGGTGCAGTAGCAGCAATGACTTTTCTTCGTCGTCGTCAAAGAATGTTGCAAAAGTAATTGAAATCTGCCGATCATCATTGGTAATAGTACATTTCCTGATTTTTGAAGATTAGGGAGTAAAATAACTACCTACCAGCCCTGACAAACTGAAAGTTGGGGTAATTTTTTATTTTTTTCCAGCCTGTCCCTTAATGTGTTCGCGCATTGCTATAGAAAGGATTAGTGAAGAATTCTTAGCGATGCTGGAGTTAGATTTGATGGAATTTCAAGAAAGGTTTTGGTGATTTTATTATCAGTTAAATCGTTGCTTATGGCTGTAAATTGCTATTTAAGGAGTTGAAAAAGGCTGTGGTTAATCAATAGCTGATTATCCTTAGAAAAGCTCAGTTTTGGGTTCAGCCTTTGAGGTAAAGTGAAGAGGAAGCCATCAAAAGCGCGGAGAATCAGAATTGTGAAGTTAAATAAACCAATCTTGATGGGAGGACTAGGATTGTCCTTTACCCTATGGATGTTAAACAGCTGGCATGATTCAATAGTTCAAGTGGGAGAGTTTGGCCTGTTGAGTGCTTTAGCTGTTGGTGGAGGTTTGTGGTTAATTAACAAAAATAGCCCACAAATCACTGAACATCTCAATGATTTAGTTGTAGATAGAGAGTCTGTAGAAAAAGCAATTACTAAAACCAAATGTGTCATTAACCAACTTGCACAAGAAGCAGTCAACCACCCAACCTTAACAACTCTACGGGAAAAACTGGCTCAGTTACCCTTAGAGTTAGAGAGACAAGAAATTCAAATTGTTGTTACTGGTGGTAAGTCAGTAGGTAAAAGTACAGTTATTAAAACTCTTCACAATGCAGTGGGTTTATCTAAACATTCTCTGCATTTTTCGGAAACATCACCTTTATTTGCAGAACTAAGTGAAAATTCCGATGCAGTCATATTATCAGAACTGCAAAAATCTGATGTCGTCTTGTTTCTTACCAATGGAGATTTGACAGATTCGGAATTTCAGGTTTTGCAACAATTAAATGCAGTCAAACTGCCAACATTACTGGTTTTTAATAAACAAGATCAGTACATTGCCGAGGAACGAGCTACGATTTTACAATCTTTGCAAACAAGAACTGCTGGTAATGTAGTTGCAACTGCTGTTTCTCCTTTAGCTGTAAAAGTGAGAAAACATGAAGCTGATGGTTCTGTTAATGAGTGGATGGAACAACCAGCACCAAATATTCAAGATTTGACACAACAGTTGGGGGAAATATTAGCAAAACAAACACAGCAAATAGTTTGTAAAACTACTCTGCGGAAAGTGCTGTTACTCAAATCTGAGGCGAAAAACTGTTTAAATCAGATCAGACGCGATCGCTCTAACCCTATCATAGAACAAAATCAGTGGATAGCTGCTGCTGCTGCCTTTGCTAACCCAGTTCCCGCCTTAGATATATTAGCAACTGCGGCTATTAATGCTCAAATGGTAATGGATTTGGGTAATATTTATCAACAAAAAATATCCTGGGAACAGGCTCAACAAGTGGCTGGAACTATGGGAAGCTTGATGTTGAAGTTAGGTTTAGTAGAATTATCTACTAGAGCAGTTACAGGTATTCTCAAAACTAATTTTGTCACCTTTGTAGCTGGAGGAGTAGTTGAAGGTATAAGTGCTGCTTACTTAACTAGAATTGCTGGTTTAAGTTTAGTTGCATATTTTGAACAGCAAGAAATAGCACTAGAAACAGGTAATGGTTTAAACTTAGAAAAATTACGCCAAGTTTTACAAACAGTATTCCAACAAAATCAGAAAATTGCTGTTTTGGAAGCTTTTGTGAAACAAGGTGTAAAACGTTTATTACCAGAATCGAAGTCAGTTGAAGTTGTGGGATAGTTGTTGTTACAGCGGTATTCCCTCTGGGAAGCCGCTAGAAATTTTTATTTTTGCTATAACTAAATTTGATCGCCATTCAAATGCTCAAAAATATTTAATTTGTTTTTAAAAACTTCCATATTCCTAGATTCAAATCATAAATATGTTTATATTTGGTGCAATTATTTTTTGTATATTATCTGCAATATTTATTTTTAAGGTGATATTACCTTTATTCCTGAAGATATTACAAATTGAGCAATATCAGCGGTTTGTTTTTAATCCCTTCAGCATTTTTATAATATTATTTATTACTATTTTAACTTCTGTCTGGATATATACCCAAACTGTTTTAATTTTTTCTGGAAATACTGAACAATTTACAAATAATATATCTACTCTTTTTAATTCAGATTCTATGCTCAAGAATTCAACAAATGGATCAAAACAAGCAACAAAAAAGCCGTTGTTGAAAAATGAAGACAATGCAGGAAATAGTGATCTACTACGGACAGGATTTTCTATTAGTCAATATGCAGATTGTTTGAAATTATATCAACAAGAAGACTCTGAAGTAAATAATTCAGAAGCTCTATTTTTTTGTCAGAAAACTGAAAAATATTGTCTGAGTATACAATATCTAATAAAATTTAGTCCTGAACCAAATCAAGAAAAAAAGCTAACAACAGGACAAACAATTTGTAAAACTAAAGGTTGGTATAAACCATTCAATCAATATTCCCAAGATTTTAATTTAAATTAATTTTAATCCCACTCTGAACAGATTATTTATAATCTGGCGTTTATACTCTTAGTATATTGGCACTAATTAGATGTTTACAGGTTTCACCAAGTCATGACTCCTCAAGAATTTTTGGACAATTTAGCCACAGCAGATACAGATTCAGAAAAATTGGTTGTGTTTGCGCGATACTTGGATACAACTGCGTTAGATCATGCAACAACTCCTAGATGGAAAAGTCTTGCTTACAGCACAGAGATTAAATTTGCACTCAATAATCTTGCTTTTCATTTAGAAGCACTTGCTGAAAAAGGTAACTAATAATTGAATTTTACACTTGATGGGTTATATTCAGATATACTTATCAAGTCGTATTTTTAAGATAAATTTAGTCAAAAATATTGCATTTTTTGAAAAGTTTATTTCTAACTTTTTCAGCAAACCCTACCTAGTAAAAATCCGCCGTAACTGTTGTGAAATTGCTACGACGGAGAAACTAAAACACCAAAATCAAAAGCTTTGATGACAAAGGTTGTAAAAAGTAAACATGAAGACTTAATTTACTTTTTACTTTCTGCTCTATCCTTTGATGTTTCCTACTGTGCTATATGTAATCAATATATCGGTTTTTATTTGCCAAGAAAGTGTTAGAATTATCAAATCTTCTGTATTAAAGGAAACAATCTAATCAGATAAATATTTCCTAAGTATGATTTATTCTGTGTTTACAAGGGTTTGAAAGAATTCAATCCAAAAAATTAAATCTTTCTCAATTAGGATTCAACGATTGAATTGTGAAATTACAGTTATTATCACCAGTGGTTTTATGGATAGGTATTGGTTGTCAAAAAGGAATTTCTTTACAATTAATTGGTGCGGGTATTGAACAGATTTGTCAAAAATACCAACTTTTTTATCATGACATAGCAGGTATTGCCACTATTGATATCAAAGCTTCAGAATTTGGTTTAAGAGAATTTTGTCGAGTTAATAATTTACCCTTAAAAACCTTCACAGCAGAAGTGTTAGCAAGTGTTTGCGTTCCTAATCCTAATACCAAACTTACTGCAACAGTGGGAACACCAAGTGTAGCAGAAGCATCAGCTATTATTGCTGCATCGCAAATTACATCAGATATAAAGTTATTAGTTCCTAAGCAAATTTTTCGTTTACCAGGAGAAGTAGGAGCGGTAACAATTGCTGTTGCAGCAATTACTAAATAAGCTCTATTCTATTCAAAATTTTTATCCTTTATAAAGCATATATTCCGATGATATTTTTTCTCAAAAGTGGTTGAGATAATAATTTTAGAGCATATTTCTACTAATCACCTACACGCAAAATATAATTGATAAGACTGGAAACAACTGACAAAACTATAGAACCAAGAAAAGCAGGTATAAAACCCTGGATTTCAAAACCTGAACCGGGAGTAATAGCACTTGCTATCCACAGAGTCACAGCATTAATGACAAAAGTAAATAAACCAAAGGTAATTAAAGTAATGGGAAATGCTAAAAAACCCAAAATTGGGCGGATGACAGCATTTACCAAGCCGATGATAATAGCAGCAACTAAAGCCGCAGTCAAGGTTTTAATAATAAAACCTGAGACTATTTGGGACGTAATTAATAATGCGATCGCCGTACCTAACCAAGTTAATAAAAAGTGTTTCATGTTATGCTGAGAATAACTATAATTTGCAGTTCACTTTAACTTTACTAGCGTAATCTTTGCAAGAAAGTATTCCATGTAGCTCCACCAACTACACCATCTGGTTGTAAACCATAACGAACTTGAGCTGCTTTCACAGCTGCTTCTGTAGCAACACCAAAATCACCATCTATAGAACCTTTCAAAAAACCTAAAGTTTGTAGAAGTGTTTGTAATTTTATAACTTCTGCTCCACTGTTACCTAAACGCAGAATTGGCCATCCGGCTGGGGTATATTGAATGTTGGGATTTTGCTTGTTAGTTGGGGTAGGCTGAAAACTATTTTTAGGGTTATTTGGGGGGGTTGTAGTTTTTTTAGGAATGGTAGATGGGGGAATAGTTGGTTTAGGTTTAGGGATGACTGTGGTATTATTTCTATTGATACTGGGTTGAGTGGGAACTGTAAAACTACTACTGGCTGTGGGTTGTATAGGTGATACTGGTTGATTTATAGCCACTGTGGAAACATTAGGAAATAGTCTTTGCCAGGTAATAGCATCTACAACGGTATTGGGGATTAAACCAGCTGCTTGTTTAAACTGGTAAACTGCCCTAGCTGTATTTTCTTGATAACTTCCGTCTACTGCACCTGTGTAAAAACCTAAAAGTTTGAGTGCGGCTTGCAATTCTATCACACGTTCACCTTTGCTACCAATTTGTAAGTTAGGACGGTTAATTTTACTGACAGCAACTGCTTGAGCAAGTTCTAAAGGTGCTGCCAGGGATGGTAAAGTAGATAGCGAAAACAGTAGAGATGTGGAAGAAAGTAACA from Okeanomitos corallinicola TIOX110 includes the following:
- a CDS encoding Ig-like domain-containing protein; the encoded protein is MIKSYKSFQALDRVAIAMMLFLSILISLMIWQGDAVRPIVRNFTWENKRIGAEDTAFSLTFSRPMDTKSVEENLKVCPVENKQETENFQDCPVLPGKISWAGRRMVYTLVAPAPYGTEYTVTLQGARDKFSETESKKREIQPFIGNFSSRNRALTYIGADEEYQGKLVLYNLTKEEKKVLTPKDLIVMDFEPFPNGEKIIFSARSSQNPDLLSAQIYTVTTGITYNTDKEPESPGKIDLILDNKDYQNLKFDLSPDGQTIVIQRGKRDNPGDFGLWYISMAENSNREKPTANRLQSQPGGDFLITPDSKAVAVAQGQGTAIISLEGDTSKPLDFLPQFGLVQAFAKNGSQAAMVKFNTDYTRDLFLVTNQGTQKQLLKTTGSILGCHFDPASPTIYCLLTQLVSQEQYIEQPYLVAINLKTLEQKPLLMLPPAQRNVQMSLAPDGLGILFDQIVEIEDNTKLPANFLKTDDGAPIATSSLWLMPLLPSGDQAELEIKPEQLPLIGFHPHWLP
- a CDS encoding TIGR03943 family protein; its protein translation is MASIKNTQSKIKHKLLSWLDVAAITAWGVVMLKYWLTGKLNLLIHPDYFWLVISGGTGLLIIGFLKGVQVWKHRRRDQPPDNQQHINIFPPGWSSALLLTTAILGLMITPRVFASQTALERGVTDLLGATRSQPQSFRATVRPEERSLIDWIRTLNVYPEPDDHAGKKVKVQGFVIHPPELDQEHLVLARFVITCCAADAYPVGLPVQLPDSRDKYPPDSWLEVEGQMITENVANKRQLTIKATSLQEIPQPKNPYSY
- a CDS encoding permease, whose product is MINQLNNGFTIFLSLLVEAMPFLLLGVLFSSLLLFFVDERKLVEMMPRNPLLGALVGSMIGFLFPVCECGNVPVARRLLMQGVPTPVAIGFLLAAPTINPIVIWATWTAFRDQPEIVVLRVLLSLIIATTIGFVFSFQKDLSPYLQPTIVRYLKFNPPPTPETKRTKKRPLVEQEPTVNILQSGNYILGGKAGISTRIGATYNQSNVTPVNANKTIKDKLLLVLDNVVQELRELGGVMIIGSAIAASIQVLAPRELILSLGASPVTSILAMLVLAAVVSICSTVDSFFALSFASTFTSGSLLAFLVFGPMIDIKGVGLMLSIFKPKALFYLFALAGQLAFLSTLFLNLHVM
- a CDS encoding exosortase-dependent surface protein XDP2 translates to MKIKNALISISLLFAGVAVNTNSAQAAGFVSNITYTDPTNDVTLNSITQNGTTFNDFSFVNRTIIQYNTPRTDDSNSGAASTDRGDNVYTPELPEETPAAEAITAFLGTDNLNNIIDTEDVGSFILDVFFDREIVQDNSGLDSLFFWERGMNSDLGIQALDASGNVIGDFKRITETRIGSNYAGFQINTSEIDEPQSVGAWGVNLNELGVGRLSGLRLTADETFNGPDFKLIARSGNTATVPEPTTILGLGAVAAMTFLRRRQRMLQK
- a CDS encoding DUF697 domain-containing protein; this encodes MLNSWHDSIVQVGEFGLLSALAVGGGLWLINKNSPQITEHLNDLVVDRESVEKAITKTKCVINQLAQEAVNHPTLTTLREKLAQLPLELERQEIQIVVTGGKSVGKSTVIKTLHNAVGLSKHSLHFSETSPLFAELSENSDAVILSELQKSDVVLFLTNGDLTDSEFQVLQQLNAVKLPTLLVFNKQDQYIAEERATILQSLQTRTAGNVVATAVSPLAVKVRKHEADGSVNEWMEQPAPNIQDLTQQLGEILAKQTQQIVCKTTLRKVLLLKSEAKNCLNQIRRDRSNPIIEQNQWIAAAAAFANPVPALDILATAAINAQMVMDLGNIYQQKISWEQAQQVAGTMGSLMLKLGLVELSTRAVTGILKTNFVTFVAGGVVEGISAAYLTRIAGLSLVAYFEQQEIALETGNGLNLEKLRQVLQTVFQQNQKIAVLEAFVKQGVKRLLPESKSVEVVG
- a CDS encoding cobalamin biosynthesis protein codes for the protein MKLQLLSPVVLWIGIGCQKGISLQLIGAGIEQICQKYQLFYHDIAGIATIDIKASEFGLREFCRVNNLPLKTFTAEVLASVCVPNPNTKLTATVGTPSVAEASAIIAASQITSDIKLLVPKQIFRLPGEVGAVTIAVAAITK
- a CDS encoding phage holin family protein; amino-acid sequence: MKHFLLTWLGTAIALLITSQIVSGFIIKTLTAALVAAIIIGLVNAVIRPILGFLAFPITLITFGLFTFVINAVTLWIASAITPGSGFEIQGFIPAFLGSIVLSVVSSLINYILRVGD
- a CDS encoding peptidoglycan-binding domain-containing protein — its product is MKLSLTKNITDYAKKNHYYSLLLLSSTSLLFSLSTLPSLAAPLELAQAVAVSKINRPNLQIGSKGERVIELQAALKLLGFYTGAVDGSYQENTARAVYQFKQAAGLIPNTVVDAITWQRLFPNVSTVAINQPVSPIQPTASSSFTVPTQPSINRNNTTVIPKPKPTIPPSTIPKKTTTPPNNPKNSFQPTPTNKQNPNIQYTPAGWPILRLGNSGAEVIKLQTLLQTLGFLKGSIDGDFGVATEAAVKAAQVRYGLQPDGVVGGATWNTFLQRLR